Proteins from one Podospora pseudocomata strain CBS 415.72m chromosome 4, whole genome shotgun sequence genomic window:
- a CDS encoding hypothetical protein (EggNog:ENOG503P6J5) has product MEPPARRHGWTHTSSWVQSRASTKSTRSETKARKSTSATSIPISGPIGRVTRNGTPLEDTNLMRPSDMSKPASTYPHPTPLVTTVDYHSIDNSRVAENQRPADNTSLPPPRQGLLTKSRTFSVLSSITNSLSRASLIHHGSTSRNDSSSSSQPRVTPPVIAIPRKQPPVATRRSMEPLLNDSQKPPCQEASPPLPDNPRFVTTAMPSQYWSGRFAALDDKFHNEVLLGRNLNMVVEAQTNRSGNAGTSSSNSAARAQNNPSASAYSLIRPVPQLAGLARYNQGLPSRQTTSHEHSFQGPVSRIPQSATSGAILQTTPYSTRIREQQQPPGSAASTRTAAYYHKPLFSRPPSYEQSVGLPGTATAPVSPIFEGSSDSLDSVVPALPPTLGFPGPKRSHLSGVHVQGYASSLSSDDGSVVTVEGDYYTQGRGVVVNNAAMLTDDDARCRRVLVHLEAMCVTETARESLRAWRIAYARKTGRVVLLPCGETMEGACGRGRAERERERQHLVYGLGKGREIVKKLRRSFGGATGSGGGGGGYCHAHHVNAYNEEVPRRRGGMMMGMM; this is encoded by the coding sequence ATGGAACCGCCCGCTCGACGACATGGTTGGACACACACCTCCAGCTGGGTGCAAAGTCGCGCTTCAACTAAATCCACCCGTTCCGAAACGAAGGCAAGAAAATCTACCTCTGCCACCAGCATCCCAATCAGTGGGCCTATCGGCAGAGTAACTCGAAACGGAACGCCTCTCGAGGACACCAACTTGATGCGTCCCTCAGACATGTCCAAGCCAGCAAGCACTTACCCACATCCGACCCCTCTTGTTACAACGGTAGATTACCATAGCATTGACAACAGCCGGGTGGCAGAGAACCAGAGGCCTGCTGACAACACTTCattacctcctcctcggcagggATTGCTCACCAAATCCAGAACTTTCAGTGTCCTCTCTAGCATTACCAACTCATTGTCACGGGCCTCCCTTATTCACCATGGCAGTACTAGTCGAAATGATAGCTCAAGCTCTTCCCAACCAAGGGTCACCCCGCCAGTTATTGCGATACCTCGAAAACAACCTCCTGTGGCCACCAGACGTTCCATGGAGCCCCTCCTGAATGACAGCCAAAAACCCCCCTGTCAGGAGGCATCTCCCCCTCTACCAGACAATCCACGATTCGTCACCACGGCAATGCCGTCCCAGTACTGGTCGGGTCGTTTTGCGGCCCTTGACGACAAGTTCCATAATGAAGTGCTGCTTGGCAGGAATCTCAACATGGTTGTTGAAGCCCAGACGAACCGCTCAGGCAATGCAggaaccagcagcagcaactccGCAGCCCGTGCTCAAAACAACCCTTCGGCATCGGCATATTCACTTATTCGCCCAGTACCACAGTTGGCAGGGTTAGCGAGGTATAATCAGGGACTGCCGTCTCGGCAGACTACTTCTCATGAGCATTCTTTCCAGGGGCCTGTGAGCCGGATCCCACAGTCTGCTACGAGCGGAGCCATTCTCCAGACGACGCCCTACTCGACGCGTATCcgtgagcagcagcagccgcctgGGTCTGCAGCTAGCACTAGAACGGCGGCCTATTATCACAAGCCGCTTTTTTCTCGACCGCCCTCGTATGAGCAGTCGGTTGGGCTACCTGGAACAGCCACTGCGCCTGTGTCGCCTATTTTTGAGGGATCGAGTGATTCGCTTGACTCGGTGGTGCCGGCTTTACCGCCTACGTTGGGGTTTCCTGGTCCCAAGAGGTCACATCTAAGTGGTGTACATGTTCAGGGTTATGCCTCGAGCTTGAgcagtgatgatgggagtgTGGTGACTGTGGAGGGGGATTATTATACGCAGGGTAGGGGAGTGGTTGTAAATAATGCGGCGATGTTgacggatgatgatgcgagGTGTaggagggtgttggttcATTTGGAGGCTATGTGCGTTACTGAGACGGCGAGGGAGTCGCTTCGGGCGTGGAGGATTGCGTATGCGAggaagacggggagggtggtgttgcttcCTTGTGGGGAGACGATGGAGGGGGcgtgtgggagggggagggcggagagggagagggagaggcagCATTTGGTTTATGgattggggaaggggagggagattgtgaagaagttgaggaggagtttTGGTGGTGCTAcggggagtggtggtggtggtggtgggtattGTCATGCTCATCATGTGAATGCGTATAATGAGGAGGTACctaggaggaggggtgggatgatgatggggatgatgtaA